One window of Quercus robur chromosome 5, dhQueRobu3.1, whole genome shotgun sequence genomic DNA carries:
- the LOC126724788 gene encoding GDSL esterase/lipase 5: MVRKSVMAKPSSLFLIFFLHLVLVSSSSTSTDTRSEHSRNHVALFIFGDSFFDAGNNNYINTTTLDQANFWPYGETYFEFPTGRFSDGRLISDFIAEYAKLPLIPPFLQPGNNQYYHGVNFASAGAGALVETFQGAVIDLKTQLKYYKKVQTWLRSKLGKVEAEITLSKAVYLFSIGTNDYMSIFVTNSTVLNSYSKSEYVGIVIGNLTTIVKDIYKRGGRKFGFINLLPFGCAPGIRIVKAENNGSCLEEASSLVKLHNKALSKLLRKLEKQLKGFKYSLYNFNINLRQRMNHPSKYGFKEGKGACCGSGQFRGVFSCGGKRLGKEFQLCKNPNEYVFWDSYHLTQRVYKQLADQMWNGARKPNSVWPYNLRDLFQAF; the protein is encoded by the exons ATGGTAAGGAAATCAGTCATGGCAAAGCCAAGCTCTCTCTTCCTTATCTTCTTTCTTCATTTAGTCCTCGTTTCAAGCAGTAGTACTTCTACTGACACTAGATCCGAGCATTCAAGAAATCATGTTGCTTTGTTCATTTTCGGTGACTCTTTCTTTGATGCTGGCAACAACAATTACATCAACACCACAACCCTTGACCAAGCAAATTTCTGGCCTTATGGGGAAACTTATTTCGAGTTCCCAACTGGAAGGTTCTCTGATGGGCGTTTGATTTCAGATTTTATTG CTGAATATGCAAAGTTGCCATTGATTCCACCATTTTTACAACCTGGTAATAATCAATACTATCATGGAGTGAATTTTGCGTCTGCTGGTGCTGGTGCTCTAGTTGAAACCTTTCAAGGGGCG GTGATTGATCTTAAAACACAGCTAAAGTACTATAAGAAGGTACAGACTTGGTTGAGAAGCAAGTTAGGCAAAGTTGAAGCCGAAATAACATTATCAAAAGCTGTGTACTTGTTTAGCATTGGAACCAATGATTACATGAGTATTTTTGTAACCAATTCCACTGTATTGAACTCCTATTCCAAATCAGAATACGTGGGGATTGTGATTGGCAACTTGACAACCATCGTCAAA gatatatataaaagaggtGGTAGGAAATTTGGGTTCATCAATTTGCTACCCTTCGGCTGTGCTCCAGGCATCAGAATTGTCAAAGCAGAAAACAATGGTAGCTGCTTAGAAGAAGCTTCATCACTTGTGAAATTGCACAATAAAGCTTTGTCAAAGCTCCTCCGGAAATTAGAGAAGCAGCTAAAGGGGTTCAAGTATTCATTGTACAACTTCAACATCAATCTCAGACAAAGAATGAATCATCCTTCAAAATATG gtTTCAAGGAAGGTAAAGGAGCATGCTGTGGGTCTGGGCAATTCAGAGGAGTGTTTAGCTGTGGAGGAAAAAGATTGGGAAAGGAATTCCAACTCTGTAAGAATCCAAATGAATATGTGTTTTGGGACTCATACCATCTCACACAAAGGGTGTACAAACAATTAGCAGATCAAATGTGGAATGGGGCAAGAAAACCCAATAGTGTATGGCCCTACAATCTCAGGGACCTATTCCAAGCTTTCTAA